GATCTTCCTGGGGTGACGGTGTCTCTGGTAATTGCCGAAACACTCAATGAGCTCAAGGTTGACCACCGAGGATGAGTTCCTAAATTCTAACAACAAACTTAAAGCTCAATTAATAAACTTGATTCATAGTAGCAATCGTCACATTTAAACTCCTGGAGTGAACCGCAAAGATAGGGTTATGGTTGACAAACTCCAGCCTGTGCTATGCCGTTGACTCTCTCATTAACACGTGGAAAAAATAGCTTTTCATCAAAAGTGAAATATGATTCACTCACATGGAGTTCTGTTatttagaaaaagaacaaaattaagcTCAAATGTTTGACTGAAAACTAAAGGGATAGAGAAGCTggagaataaaaatgaatgttttaaaagaaactcactgaatgtttttttgttttcaatcatTCAGGTGGAGGACcacataattaaaaatgaagatgGAACCCCTAATGTGCGGtaaaacatatttgtatttacaaatcatcacaatttttttttatagaaatatatatatatatatatatatatatatatatatatatatatatatatatatatatatatatatatacttttttgtcttaaaactaAAGGTTAACTAATCCAGCCTGTTCAGTGAGTGAACTCTCCTGGTGAACTCTCCTGGTTTACATTTAACAGGTTCCTCAACACGCTTTCGGAAGCCATAAACATAACTGTTGGAAAAGAGACGTTTTACATGAGCCCTAATTACAACTTGTCTACAAGCAAGAGCGTGGATCGAAAGGAGTGAGTACACCTGGgaaatgtttgggtttaaaCGGGAGAAAAAGAGATCTTTAAACTAATGAGGCCGCCACAAACTCAGCTCCAGATGAAAAGCAGATCTCCAGGtggttttctgcttttgaaAGGAGAACAAAACCGAATATTTgatttgctttaatttgaatGAATTGAAATTGCTTTTGAATTCCTGTTCCATCTTCTGCATAGATACCCAGCAGTCAGCTGCAGCATCCAGTCAGAGGGGTGTGACGACCTCAACCTGGGCCTGCTGGACTTTGGAGCTTCCTACACTTTCATAATCAGGGAGGTGGGGATGCGTCGTTTTCTTCTGATCATTCCAAAACTCACTCGCTGTGCAACGGGACAAACCTCCTTCTGTGTGCGTCTCGTCAGGAATCGAGGAAAATTGTGGCTAAGAAGATGGAGGACGTGAAAGCCAACAACGTGCACATCGCCTGGCAGATCCCTCAGTACGCCCTCATAACTGCAGGAGAAGTCATGTTCTCCATCACGGGCCTGGAGTTCTCCTACTCGCAGGTTTGACGTGTTACACCCTGACTACAATATGGGCGATGACTGTGTTCTCTGTATCTCTGAGGattaaaacactcaaaaacTAAATGGTTCTTATTTCAATACACAGGATCTGTTGGATTTGGTTAATTAGTATTACTGCATTAATCCAGACTAAAGGCGGCAATTACAGCTGAATGTGTGCTGAGACAAAAAGTACAAGTAAAAAACCTATTTCAACGTGAGAATGTTCGGTTTTACAAGGATTTTAGCCAAACAGACATCTGTTAATGCATCATTAGAAACTTACTAGGTGTTCTGGCTGCTCTAGAGCTTACAAGTGAGTCTTAAGACAATGTCAagaaggaaagacatcagcatcAACCTTAGAGAAGAAACTAGTCCTGCCCCTTTATCTTGGAAGAGTTAAAGGTCATCAAACAatctggagtccatcattctacagagagatTACTCGTAAGTGGAAACCACTGAGGACGGCTTCCAGTTGTCCAAGGAGTGAACGTAATatcaaattcaccccaaggctggactgtgcagtgctcagagaagtgacaagaaaactaaaaactggcTTTAGGTAGCAGGTTAAAGTTCAAAACCAGGAGAcagcttttttctgctgttttaggtTGTGCAGTTAACAGAACAGTGAGTACTGGGTAAAGGcgcacaataaaacaaaaatagggtGAAGTTGTGACCTTTTTGACATGGACTccctgtgaaaacaaaaagaaaagaacaattaatatcttacctgctgtagatcgctctttgaatgacctgtttaaagagtttaattctgactgctTGTAGAGCTAATCTGAgcggattgctgccatcttaaagcaaCTCTAGTCTCAGAAACTCATGCTGACTCTGTTAACAACCTTTAACCTTTACACCCCTGTCAGTTCAGCACTTTATGGTTACTTTGACAGAAATATAATGTTCCTTCAGGAGGTGTGTCAAGCTGCAGATAGTGCTACAGCAAGTTGTTGCTGCCACTTTTCGCACTTGCAAGTAACCACACAGTTCTATGTAAACCactgtaatgtgaaactgaaggCAGAGAAAGGGTTTATACAATAGTTTTTGCATGGACTACTATAAAATCTCTgagatttgagttattttaggaTGGCATCGatccacttttgtcttgtttatccaaactgaggttgttcaaagtgccatctacaacaggtaagatattacgtCTTCATAACCTCTCTACAGAACCCCACAATAAACTGTCTGAACTAtccatttaatgtaaaatatcttataaacatAAATCCAGGCTGACTATAGCTGAGTCATCAGAGCACCTTTTCAGTGCCACCTacagtttctatttttaataaacagccCTTCAATGACATCTATTAAAGATTGCGCAAATCCTCTTTTAACTATGATGGCAAAATGGTTGCAATCTCACCTCTTTAGTTGCTttactctgacctctgacctctgacagcAGGAAGACAAAACCTTTAAATCACATTCAGAAATGATCTTTAATTCACTGAAAAGTCGTCGTCGTTTTTTGATTTcactgctgattttgttttcccTCCAGGCTCCGACCAACATGAAGTCGGTCCTGCAGGCCGGCTGGCTGCTCACGGTTGCCTTCGGGAACGTGATCGTGCTGATCGTGGCGGAGGGCGCTGGACTAGAACAGGTACGGGAAACGCCGTCTggctcacccccccccccaacccccccaaCAAATCTCTCCTCTTCTTGGTTTGGTTTTAACTCGCGATGTTTGTCCCAGTGGAAAGAGTTCCTGCTGTTCGCTGGCCTCCTGCTGGGCGTTTGCATCATCTTCTCGGTTATGGCCGCCTTCTACACTTACGTCGACCCCGAACAGCTGGACAAGATCTACTTGGAGGACTCGGGGAAGGACGAAGATGACGATTATGACACGAAGAAGAAGCAAAACGCCGACATGCTGATGAAGGAAACGAGAAGGAGCACCAAACTGTAACTCCGCCACTTTGCATCCCGAGCGCTGCTGTTTCAGTTTGGCTGCTTTTCGAGTTATCTGTGAAAAAGATGAACTAAGATTTGATCGTTAgagatttttgttgtgttgaattCCAGTATTTGTGGCATTGTTCCAATAAATTCACTCCAGTGTTTGTAATCATACATGAAGGGCGGGAAACAGTTTTCTGGATGACCAATACTATGTAAAATAGTGTCCAACTGATACAAAATATCTGATTATCTGCATCAGGATCAATGGTGTTAATGTAGGTGTTAAAAGTTTAGAATCTGTATATATTTGTTGCATATGTAACTTGATGTTTCCTGTGTCATAATAACCTATTTACTCTTTAACAGAACACAGTAGAGAAATTAAGTTTACACTGTTTCTATAACAGAATCTAAGGCGAtgcttttgtcttatttaaaaaaaaacaaaacaaaaaggatttattgATGCCTGACGTGgcattgttttaaagtttaccaGTACACACGTCCATTCACATAATTTATAGCAACGACAGACAAAGAAAGCTATGTTTGcaactatttttaactttttatttgatttttcacaGCCCACAGTAGAGTCTCAATGGGAACACTTGAaataaattttgaatttaacaCTAATAAGCTTCTTATACCATTACAAATCGATGCATGTGCTgttaaaaaaacctgttttgggAAGTGATTGTGTAAATTTGTTGATAATGTGCTCAAATGTGTAAAGCTACAGCTAGAAACCTGATTCATTGTGCGCTTTATGACcatattttatggtttttattcaGGAAAAAGTCAATTATGCTGCTTCCTATAAACTattgtaaggaaaaaaaagttaactgtgacactaaaacttgttttgtttgttgtttaaaatgaaaattaaagtgTGCAAACCTATCTTTTTAAGTTATCTCTACAACAGATCAAGGAAGGAAATAAATTCacatcaacaaaaacaggaaatggaaaTTAAGCAAAGGATGTGTTTGTGGGGGAAATAACTAGTTTTTTCTTCCATGTAGAAGCAGATCATTTTAATGCCTTCTTAGAAATGTGCGACCAGTGCAGGGAGACATTTTAACCAATGAAATTAATTCaactttaattataaaaccATTTCGATCAGATCTCATTCGCGGCAGTTTTCATTGCTAAAATGACAAAGCAACAAACACTCAGGAAAACAAATGTAAGCGCCCCTGGAATAAAACTTTGAATTATTTGGTTTATTAGCATGCTAACTTGATTGAGGCGGTCATTTGTCTTCTCCTGGAAGAACCAAATGGGATTAACATGTTCAGGACAACAGAAGCAGGAAATGTCAGAGCCACTCGATGCACCTCGGCACATCTGAGGTTCATGTTTGGAGGACTTAAACAAGATTAGAGAACAGATAAAAGTCGCCTTCGTGAGATGTGTGGCTCGTTTGGCGGATAAACCTCTGCAAATGCAGATTCttgtttttaggttgtttttttttcccaccacaACTTTATTTAACCACAGTCCCCTGAGAGTCTttggcaggtgataattaaaGATGATCTCCTCGGTGTCTTTCCAGGAGAAGCTCGGTGACACGACTGATGATGTCAGGATGCACCAGACAGTCTAACAGGTCATTAGTGGTTATCGGTGGGAGTCCTGGTCCTTTATTATTCTCTGCACAGTCCTCTGACGTCCCGTGCTCCTGTGCAGCACGGTCACATGCACGTTTTCCCAGCTGGAGGCTGGCGGATTTGGTTCCCGCCGCTCCCCCTGAACAAACGGCGCAGTCCTCCTGAGATGCGACGGCACGGTTCCTGGAAGTGTTGGTCTCGTCGTCTTTTGGGTCCGCTTTCTTCGGTTCGTCCTGCTGACAGCGAACGGGCAGGAGACGTGGACCAAACGGAGCACTGAGGGCCGCGGAAGTCTCGGCCCCATCTCTGTTCGTCTTAGCTTGTTCACTCGAGCCCCGTTTAGCAGCATGGGCGTCCTTCAGGTCTGAGGTCAGTTTGTCGGGGGAGAGGCTCCTCTTCCTCGGAGCACAAGCCGACACTGCAAGGTTCAGATACTGCAGGTTTTCACTGTGGGAGGCTTTGTCTTCCTGCCGCAGAggaaaagcaaaattaaaatgacatttacaaAGGCTTAAACACAACTTGTACACAAAGATCcatttattgtaatccatattTAAATGAGCTCTTTgcttagaaaaacaaatctgtttttcctAAGCTTGTAATACTAAGACATTTTGTGCAATGTACAACTATTTAAGCAGATGGACTGACAAAACTATGGGAAACCACTGTGTTCTGTGTGTAATGTGATCAACTCAAACTTAGAtaagatttaaattttaatcaattgaaacaaaacaaaaacaacggtATAAGACAAGCAATGATTACTTCAtcttcaaacaaaaatcagcaacAGCCAATCAAGTGCTATAagatataattattatttttttccacgtCCAGAGTTGCAACAACAGTTGAATCTAAAACAGTTCTGGAAAAATAggcaaaaaaagatttacaacCTCAATGCCAATGAAGTTGGGAAGTtgtgtaaaacacaaataaaaacagaatacgctgatttgcaattttttttcaacCTATAGTCAATTGAATatactacaaagacaagatatttaatgttcaaacagatatactttattattttttgcaaatattcactcattttgaatttgacgCCTGCAACACGTTCGAAAAAGAGCTGGGACGGGCAACAAAACACTTTGGAAAGTTGAGAAATGCTCAACAAACACCTGTTTGAAAAATTTGACAGGTGAACGGGTTAattgggaacaggtgagtgtcGTGATCGGGTATAAAGGGAGCAATCAAACCTTATCTGCCCCTAATATTTAAATCGAAAATTCATTGCAACGTTTGTTGCACTGAATATAAATgttgaaagtcaaactgaatgttgCAGAGAtagaaacacataaatgaccTGAATAAAACAGGACTGTGATCAGTTTACTTGGACAAGGTTCTCTATGATTGAGCTCGATTCCTTTCTTGGGcccttaatttctttttataagtAATCTGTGAAAAATCTTATTGtgataataatttaaagttgACAACCTCATCAGCTCAGTCATTAAAACAAGCCTTTATCGGTTATGACTTTTAGCCAAGGCAAAGCACCATCTCTTTCCCCCAGAGACTTGGaaaattattcatgtttttaatctctTCTCAACATCCTTTCGTTGTGTGCAACTGCCCAACTAATAACGGGGTAAGAGGGCATGAACGTTACACCAGCATTGGCCTCCCTTCGATGGCTTCCTGTTCATTGCAGGATTGATTTTAGGATTTTACTGATAGTTTATAAAAGTCTGCATGGGCTGGCCCCAGTTTGTTTGAAGGATCTTTTCCACGACCGTACTTCAGCAAGAGAACTCAGGTTTACTGACCAGATGCTCCTGAATGTCTACTTCACTGCTGTGGAACAACTCaccatttcaaataaaattctttctgttttaccGAAATCATCTGTCCAAACGtgctttataaaacaaactaacactgaacaataaatgaaataatccGGCTCTTCGAACCTTCACTCTAACTTTTCTTGGCGAGATCACGGTGACATTTTTCACTTCACTGCATCCCAATTAACACCTCCTGACGTCCTCTGAGATTATGCCGCATCTCGATACGTTCCGAAAGAGTTCGAGTCTCTGTAGCTACGCTGCTGTTCACTGTGACCCTGCAGCCAGATGACAACACCGAACAGGACGTTCTGGACCCCCAACCTCCTCCCGAGCCCCTTGGAGGTAATGAAAAGTCTGTAAGCGCAATGAGAGGCAGACTGGCCGCTGTGATCTGAGGCCAGATGACCCATCTGTGATTCAAAGTCACTTCAGTTTTTCCTACTTTAAGGGCCTGCAATGTAACTGACAATGTTCAACGTTTCtattcattttccttttttatttccaataaatATTGCCCTTAACTTGGATGAAGGGTGCATTCACAGCAGCCCTGTTCAGTCCGCTTTAATCAAACTCTAGTTCGTTTGTCTAGAAAGTCCGGTTCGTTTTGGGAGGTGTGAACGTGCAATCAAACTCTGATCCGGGTCCAcctaaaaacctcggtctcAGTTCGGTTCGGACGCGTACGTGAATGCAAGCGGACCGGAAgccgctccaaaagcaggaagcggaATACggcacagggccttctgggtaaatacaaccaaaacaaactcatGTTTCTTGCACTAGCGGGAGAAATGGCTCGTGGTCAGACATGGAGTGCAGAggaggtaaaatgtttgtttggcacatgtGCCACAGAccaaacagaaatcctaaaactgctCAAATTTGatgccactccatttttgttgacttttccagaagaaggaagttgccctcagtgtcttcttcagaggttttcgtgTCGTTGCCTTCAGTAGTTCtaagtttttccattttgctcTTTGGTGTAACTGACTTACATTTCTGCCACAGGTCATTTCAAGGAACGGTTCATGATGGGGTaatacaatatttaatttttttttacatttctgactAAATGAGAAGCGACACAAGTCCGAAGACAATAAGGTAATGAAGGAATTATTTATTACCTCGGTGGGGTTGAGCCACTCGTCCGTGTTGTCGTCACCCTGAGCGCTTTTTATTGCACACACGACTGTCTTGGTTACAGCTTCGGTAACTCTCGCCACATCATCCACTTCCTGGGCAACAGCAGAGAGGTGAGCGCCGTAAGAATTATGTTTCACATCTTTTGTAACGACGCCGAATGATAACACCGCAGTCTTTATGCAGAGGCAGGTTGTGTCTGTGACCTTGTAAGGAAAAGCTGGAGAGGAAGCCTTGGAGCAGACATTTATCTGGCAGCAGGGAGCTTTAATTCATGCGGCGCACTCTCCGTGTTGTGAACTCACTCATCATACTGACAGTGAATCTTTTACTGCAAGGCCTCTTCATTATTCAAACATAAGAGGGGCCCTTAATCTGGAAGCACTAATCACTGCTAGGATCAATAAAAGCGGGAGTTCTTCAGGGTATTGATGCgcagctttgttttaaatgtcaccaTAACAGTAAATATGGAGAGCATTACTTCAGTGTTGTCTTTGGACAGAAGACAGATGTGACAGAAAGCACTTACCAGCTCAATCCAGGTGTTGACACTGACGGTGATGGGATCCACAGACTCCACGTAGTGCCACCAGTGTCTGGGAACAAAAAGCACCTGCGCGAGGGAAGATAAAGTTCAGTGGTGCCACGCGGCTCCGAACGTCTTTCTCCCAAAGCCCACAAGAGCTGAGAGAAGCCAGAACTGCACTGACcgtccactagatggcagcataAACCACGCCCCAGTCCGTCGGGAGCTCGAGCCATTCATAAAGCGAGTCTATTAAAGAGGAGACGGCTTATTGATTCCCGCCCTGTGCCAAAGTC
This genomic stretch from Kryptolebias marmoratus isolate JLee-2015 linkage group LG6, ASM164957v2, whole genome shotgun sequence harbors:
- the hspbap1 gene encoding HSPB1-associated protein 1 homolog, which codes for MTPIKPFSPTETRRILHHLQQPAVFPNMTCGWPALHWTAEHLSGCLNDRPVRFRLGRKEETNTPLFETRCSYIKATVAQFLHWTRGQMDVGPFSEYSHSEYWAYADYKYIAMLFHDQPFMFEDVKWSEFGFEGRDGKESTLWIGTEGANTPCHLDTYGFNLVLQVQGRKCWHLFPPEDTANLYPTRIPYEESSVFSRVDVLHPDLKRFPEFRSARAHIVTLQPGQVLFVPRHWWHYVESVDPITVSVNTWIELEVDDVARVTEAVTKTVVCAIKSAQGDDNTDEWLNPTEEDKASHSENLQYLNLAVSACAPRKRSLSPDKLTSDLKDAHAAKRGSSEQAKTNRDGAETSAALSAPFGPRLLPVRCQQDEPKKADPKDDETNTSRNRAVASQEDCAVCSGGAAGTKSASLQLGKRACDRAAQEHGTSEDCAENNKGPGLPPITTNDLLDCLVHPDIISRVTELLLERHRGDHL